catgttctccagggatgctacctgacatgTGGTACTAGAGCACATGGTGTTttctttcgtaaaccagcatctgcagttcctggtttctactaTGCAGATGCAGGGAAGGACAAAATGGGTTACCCTATTTAATGTGCATCTTCCATGTAACATGTGAAAGCTCATGATCAAGTGCTGCTTTTCATTTCTGCTTTGATAAGAGTCGGAGATAATCTCCTCATTTAAGTGTGGAATAGTAGTTATCCATTGAGTTAAATTGTGGATCCCATCCATGACCCTAATCCAATTCTGAAACGTATCTCTCGACCAGTCTCATCAATACATTTCAGAATTGGATTAGGATCGTGAATGGGATgagaaggcagagatcagctatgattgaatgatggagtagactcgatggaccgaatggcctaattctactcccataactTGTGAAGAATTGACAGCCTATTTTGATTGTCGTGCTGTCAACTCAGCAATTAAATAGTTTGAGGTTTCAAAATGGGGTTGTCCATTGACTAAAGCTCCCAATGGATTGTGTTTGGACAGCGCAGAATAGTTGCGCAAAGCTTTGGCCCACGGCCATTCCTCTTGACTTTGTCCTCCGCCATCTCGATGCACTGGTGGCAATTCCCCAGGTGTCTTCCTGTCGAAGCCCGTTAAATGGGCAGTTGCATTAAATGGGAGTTCTTCCACTGTTTAAGCAGTCCTCCCATCTCGGGTAACCCAGCGTAGTAACTCAACAGGGTTGGAGGTTCAGTTCTGTCGCCGACGTTCCTGATCCTTGGTCATCTCACAACCCTTCGACGTCCAAGTCTGTCAGCGCATCGTTGAGGAAGTTGCTCCCATCTTCTTCTACGAGACTCAATGGCGGCGCCTGAATCATTGTCCCGTGCAACGTAGTATCAGCCCCGTGAGCGAGGAGGATGTCGACAGATAGGGGGTGTCCAGACCGCAGTGCTAAGCGCAGGGGTGTAAGCCCTTCGTCATCTGTAGCGTTTATGTTTGCCGTGCTGCTGAGCAGCCACCTCACCACCTCGCCGTGACCGTTATCTGCGGCTAAGTGGAGAGCCGTCCtctggaggcggcccaggacctCGATGCCCGCCTTCTCTTCCAGCAGCATCTTGATGGTTGGCAGGTGGCCGCGGCCGGAGGCCAGGTGGAGAGAGGTCCACCCCTCCGCCGTGGTTGCGTCCAGATCCACGCCGTGCTTGATCAGGAGCCGCGAGGTGCTGGTGTGGCCGTTTTCGGCCGCCAGGTGAAGAGGCGTCTGGCATCTCAAGGTCTTCCTGCTCACGTCGGCATTGGACTCCAGGAGAATGCGGGCCGCCCGGTACTGACCTCTCTGGGCCGCCAGGTGGAGAGGGGTTCTCCCGTCCGCTGTCGCCCCTTCCTTGTCCGCCCTGGCCTGCTTGATGAGAAGCTTGGTGATGGTGTGATGTCCCTGCCAGGCAGCAAAGTGCAAAGGTGTCCAGTTGTCCTTCCCTTTGGCCTGCACGTTGGCCCCCCGGCTCAACAGGACGCGGACCACGTTCTCGTGGCTGTGCTGGCAAGCTACGTGGAGCGCTGTCCGGCCCTCAAAGTCCACCTCACTCGTTGAAGCGCTCCTGTCCAGCAGCAGCCGAGACAGGGTCTCTTCCCCACTCTGCGCGGCAAAGTGGAGGGGGGTCCACAGGTCTTCGTCCTTGGCATTGACGTTGGCCTTCTTCCCCAGGAGCAGCTCGGCGATGACGTTGAGGTTCTTCTCCGCAGCCAGGTGCAGCGGCGTGGAGCCTCGTTTGTTGCCGATGTTCGGGTTGGCGTTGTACAGGAGCAGCAGACGGACGGCTTCCTCGTTGTCCAGCTGAACCGCATAGTGGAGCAGGCTCATGCCATCGTCCAAGACCATGTCTACGTCTTGAGGCTGCAGGAGTTTCATCAACTTTCCCACATCTCCAGACACGATGGCCTCATACAGTTTCTTCTTTGGTATATTGGAGACAGATTGCTCTGGAAGTACATGAGATCAACGATTACACCTCAAGCTGGAATTTTCAAATCAGTACACGACAAACATACAATTTTCAAAGGTGCCATAAAGGCGTAaagcccaccaagcccgcgccgaccagcgatcaccccgtacactagcactatcctacacactagggacaatttacaattttactgaagccaattaacctacaaacctgtacgtctttggagtgtgggaggaaaccggagaacctggagaaaacccacgctattacagggagaatgtacaaactccgtacatactgcacccgtagttaggatcgaacccagtctccaacgcagtaaggcagcagctctaatgctGTTCCACCGTGCCACCATTGTTATGAAACATGCTTTTTAGTCCACGTTTACCAATGTGCCTTCCTGAGCcaatccatttgcctgcatttggccaatatctctTTAAACCCTCCCTATGTATGAACCCTTTAAAACATTGTAAACATtgtgattttatccacctctaccACTACTTCTGGGCCTATGTATCAGATACCCACCAACCAGTGTGTGGAGAGCTTGACTCTCAGACCTACCAtatacctttcccctctcactttcaaCCTTTGCACTCTAATTGTAGAATCCATTACCCCATGGGAAGAGATTGTAGCCATCTATGTATCAACGCCCTCATCAATAAATCTCTACAGTCACTCATCGATCTGTTCACTCCAGTCTCTTCCCGTATCTCAAGCCCACCAGACTCAGCAACATCCTTCCGATATTTTTCTTCACCATCTTCAGCTTCATCACACCCTTCTGAtagtatgggcggcacggtggagcagcggtagagttgctgccttacagcgccggagttccgggttcgatccggactacgggtgctgtctatatggagtctgTATGCTCTCCCAGtgtcctgcttgggttttctctgagatcttcggcttcctcccacactccaaagatgtactggtttgtaggttaattggcttggttaattggatacgtgtaaattgtccctggtgtgtgtaggatagtgttagtgtctggggatcgctggtcggtgcggactcggtgggccgaagggcctgcttcgctaaactaaactaaaccagaacgCGACAAAgtattccaggtgcagtctcaccaaagtACAAAGTGGAAGGCAGAAAAGATGGCAAGGAGATAAATGTCccatatatagccaatgaatgagACGCAAATCTCATACAATTGCCTTGAAgggttatttagtttagagatacagcgcggaaacaggccctttggcccactgagtccatgccgaccagcaaccccctcacattaacactatcctacacaagggacaattttgtttttacatttataccaagccaattaacctacaaacctgtacatctttgaagtgttggaggaaaccgaagttctcagagaaaccccacgcaggtcacggggagaacatacaaactccatacagacggtacccgtagttgggatcgaaccccggtctctggcgctataaagcagcaactctgccattaCCCCACCGTGCCATTTATATGCAGCAAAAATACTGTAAACATTAAACTTCCCAGACTAGCTATTGAATTATATGACCAAGAATTTTAACTGATAATGAATTTGGAAAAACACAGCAACTTAACATTCCACAGCTATTTCAAATGGCAGGAGCCCATAGGGTTTCAGGGTCAGAGTTTAACATCGATTGTTGCTATGACAAAACAATCAATAACGGCAatctaaaaaacattttaaactgCACGGTGCAAAGTGCCAGACGTTCCCTTGCAAAGTCACATTGAATGTTACCCTTTGGCTCGATGCCCACACTATGAATTGTACAAAGACATTTGCAAGgcacggtggagctgctgccttagagcgccagagacccgagtttgatccagactacggatgCTGTATTTACGGGAGcacgtacgttctccttgtgacttgcgtgggttttatccagctgcttcggtttcttcccgcacttcaaagaccagcaggtttacaggttaattggagtCTATCAACTGCCCCAAGagcgtaagatagaactagtgtatgggcgatggttggtcaacatggactcagtgggcccaatgCCATGCTGCAtacctaaactaaactcaatttccATCAACTACCCTCTCATCCAGGGACAAACTTAAGCCTCAAGGTTTACGGTCAACCAATGGTGAATACTACAATAGGTAACTCATGGATAGGCTAGCCACTCTATACatgtcataagttataggagcagaataaggccattcagtccatcaagtctactctgccattcaatcatggctgatctatctttccctctccattctcctcctccccataacccctggcaaccTTACACACACTTACCAATTCCTCCGGCTTCCTTCCCAAAAGATAACGATAAGGATCCCTGGGATGAGAATGCAGA
The Amblyraja radiata isolate CabotCenter1 chromosome 14, sAmbRad1.1.pri, whole genome shotgun sequence DNA segment above includes these coding regions:
- the ripk4 gene encoding receptor-interacting serine/threonine-protein kinase 4 produces the protein MEKQEQFSRGMGLLKTFDSDEFMSWEKVGSGGFGQVYKIRHVNWKTWLAIKCPPSLHVDEKENAELLEEAKKMELAKFRYVLPVYGICKDPVGLVMEYMETGSLEKLLASEILPWELRFRIIHETAVGMNFLHCMSPPLLHLDLKPANILLDAHHHVKISDFGLARWNGLSNSQDISIDGFCGTIAYLPPERLRQKRISDIKHDVYSFSIVIWGILTQKKPFAAETNILHIMVKVVSGFRPELSAIPKPRPPACKRLLKLMQQCWKEAPSERPTFQEITAETEELSTKPQETAQEKQSFHSRQTREATKKDPTVAVEQPAQKGLSKRAFDSEECSLSQLLSQLDSGISHDFESAGNECPSSREMADSKKRLSGISSIDSAFSSQGSLSLSFGKEAGGIEQSVSNIPKKKLYEAIVSGDVGKLMKLLQPQDVDMVLDDGMSLLHYAVQLDNEEAVRLLLLYNANPNIGNKRGSTPLHLAAEKNLNVIAELLLGKKANVNAKDEDLWTPLHFAAQSGEETLSRLLLDRSASTSEVDFEGRTALHVACQHSHENVVRVLLSRGANVQAKGKDNWTPLHFAAWQGHHTITKLLIKQARADKEGATADGRTPLHLAAQRGQYRAARILLESNADVSRKTLRCQTPLHLAAENGHTSTSRLLIKHGVDLDATTAEGWTSLHLASGRGHLPTIKMLLEEKAGIEVLGRLQRTALHLAADNGHGEVVRWLLSSTANINATDDEGLTPLRLALRSGHPLSVDILLAHGADTTLHGTMIQAPPLSLVEEDGSNFLNDALTDLDVEGL